The following are encoded in a window of Pan troglodytes isolate AG18354 chromosome 4, NHGRI_mPanTro3-v2.0_pri, whole genome shotgun sequence genomic DNA:
- the C5H5orf46 gene encoding uncharacterized protein C5orf46 homolog, whose product MYLNNLSARIPRATRMAVSVLRLTVVLGLLVLILTCYADDKPDKPDDKPDDSGKDPKPDFPKFLSLLGTEIIENAVEFILRSMSRSTGFMEFDDNEGKHSSK is encoded by the exons ATGTATCTGAACAATTTATCTGCACGAATACCCCGTGCTACCAGAATGGCTGTCTCAGTACTTCGCCTAACAGTTGTCCTGGGACTGCTTGTCTTAATCCTGACCTGCTATGCAG ACGACAAACCAGACAAGCCAGATGACAAGCCAGATGATTCGGGCAAAGACCCAAAGCCAGACTTCCCCAAATTCCTAAGCCTCCTGGGCACAGAGATCATTGAGAATGCAGTCGAGTTCATACTCCGCTCCATGTCCAGGAGCAC agGATTTATGGAATTTGATGATAATGAAGGAAAACATTCATCAAAGTGA